The Leclercia sp. AS011 genomic interval TCGGCACGCCGAATTTCTCATCGGTGAAGTCGACCGCTTTCAGATTACGCAGCTCGCTGCTGTTGCCCATCAGGGTCTTCAGCGCCTGCTGGGTGGCCGCCAGAATACGTTCCACCACCGGATAGGCTTCCGGGTGAACGGTAGAGGCATCCAGCGGGTTGTCGCCGTGGTTGATACGCAGGAAGCCCGCGCACTGCTCGAACGCTTTCGGCCCCAGACGGCTTACCTTCAGCAGCTGCTGACGGTTCTGGAACTGGCCGTTCTCATCACGCCAGGCGACGATGTTCTGCGCCATCATGCGGGTTAAACCGGCCACGCGGGTCAGCAGGGCGACGGAGGCGGTGTTCAGGTCAACGCCGACGGCGTTCACGCAGTCTTCCACCACCGCGTCCAGCTTACGCGCCAGCTGCGTCTGGCTGACGTCGTGCTGGTACTGGCCCACGCCAATGGATTTCGGGTCGATCTTCACCAGCTCGGCCAGCGGATCCTGCAGGCGACGGGCGATAGAGACCGCACCGCGCAGGGAGACGTCCAGATCCGGGAACTCCTGCGCCGCCAGCTCGGAGGCTGAGTACACGGACGCGCCCGCTTCGCTGACAATCACTTTCTGGGCCGTCACTTTCGGGAACTGCTTTTGCAGATCGAGGAAGAAACGCTCGGTTTCACGGGAGGCGGTACCGTTGCCGATCGCCACCAGCTCCACGTTATGCTTTTCGCACAGCGCCGCCACGGCCACGGCCGCTTTGGCTGCCTGGCCGGTGTGCGGGTAGATGGTGTCGGTAGCAACCAGCTTGCCGGTGCCATCTACCACCGCTACTTTCACGCCGGTACGCAGGCCCGGATCGAGACCCATGGTGGCGCGCAGGCCCGCCGGAGCGGCCATCAGCAGATCGTGCAGGTTACGGGCAAAGACGTTAATCGCCTCATCTTCGGCGCGCTCGCGCACGGTGCCCATCAGTTCGGTTTCGAGGTGCATCAGCACCTTGATACGCCAGGTCCAGCTTACTACTCCTTTGCGCCAGCTATCCGCCGGGGCATTGTTCAGGCGCAGGCCGAGATGGTCGGTGATGATCTGCTCGCCGTGGCTCTCTTTCGGCGGCTCGTCAAACTGCGGGTCGGCGTTGAGGGAGAGCTGCAGCACCCCTTCGTTGCGGCCGCGGAACATCGCCAGCGCGCGGTGAGAAGGGGTGGTAGAAATCGGTTCGTGGTGATCGAAGTAGTCGCGGAATTTCGCCCCTTCTTCCTCTTTGCCGCTCACCACGGTGGAGACGATATGGGCATTCTTCCACAGGTAGTCACGCACTTTTGCCAGCAGGGCGGCGTCTTCGGCAAAACGCTCCATCAGAATGTAGCGTGCGCCGTCGAGAGCGGCTTTGGTGTCGGCCACGCCTTTTTCGGCATCGATAAACTTCGCGGCTTCGGTTTCCGGGTCGTGGGACGGCGTGGTCCACAGCAGATCCGCCAGCGGCTCAAGGCCCGCTTCAATGGCAATCTGCCCGCGGGTGCGGCGTTTCTGTTTGTACGGCAGGTAGAGGTCTTCGAGTTCGGTTTTATTCAGGGTACCGTTGATGGCTTTGGCCAGCTCGTCGGTCAGCTTGCCCTGTTCACCGATGGATTTCAGGATCGCCTGACGTCTGTCTTCCAGTTCACGCAGATAGCCAAGGCGGGTCTCCAGGTTACGCAGCTGCGTATCATCCAGACCGCCAGTCACTTCCTTACGATAACGTGCGATAAACGGCACGGTGTTCCCTTCATCAAGCAGGCGAACGGCAGCTTCTACCTGTTCAGCCCTGGCCTGAAGTTCACCCGCAATAATGCGGCAGAGCGAATCTTTCATCATGGCTATTTCATCTTGTGGGTCGAAAAATCAGGGGATAGTTATACGGACTGGCACGGCAAAATGCCAGCCGCTGCGCCAGGCTCTCAGATTGTTCCGGCGGGTTATTTCACATAGTCGATGGCGTTCACATACCAGGTCGCTTCCCCGGCGGGGGTCTGCACGACGGCCAGATCGCCGACCTCTTTTTTCAGCAGCGCCCGGGCCATTGGCGAGTCGATGGAGATGTAATCCTTACGACCAAAAATTTCATCGTAGCCGACAATTCGAAAGCGCTTGAGATCGCCGTCGTCGTTTTCGATCTCCACCCACGCGCCGAAGAAGACTTTGCCCTCCTGCTGCGGGGAGTAATCGACAATTTTCAGGTGCTCAAGGCATTTGGTCAGATACCGCACCCGGCGGTCGATTTCGCGCAGCCGTTTCTTGTTGTACTGGTAGTCGGCGTTTTCGCTGCGATCGCCCAGGCTTGCGGCCCAGGTCACTTTTTTTGTCACCTCCGGGCGCTCTTCCCGCCACAGCGTGTCCATCTCTTTCTTCAGATTTTCATACCCTTCGCGGGTGATCAGGGGCGTTTTCATACTCTGGCCTTACGACTTAGGTTGCATACCTTGCGCACATTACGTATCACTTAGCGTAACAGACAAGATTAATAATGAGTTATGTGACGAATTGTGCAGATAAGCTCCTGTAAAATATGCTTTGTAACAATTTCGACTAGAATTTATACCAGAATTAGCTGGTCGTGGACGTGCACTTTTTTAGAATACGCTGTTCAAGATTATCCGAACCTTTGGGAGTACTGACAATGCAAGAGAATTATAAGATTCTGGTGGTGGATGACGACATGCGCCTGCGCGCGCTGCTCGAGCGTTATCTGACCGAGCAGGGCTTCCAGGTTCGTAGCGTCGCCAACGCCGAACAGATGGATCGCCTGTTAACCCGCGAATCCTTCCACCTGATGGTGCTGGATCTGATGCTGCCGGGCGAAGATGGGCTCTCCATCTGCCGTCGTCTGCGCAGCCAGAGCAACCCGATGCCGATCATTATGGTGACGGCGAAAGGGGAAGAGGTTGACCGTATCGTGGGCCTCGAAATTGGCGCCGACGACTACATTCCAAAGCCGTTTAACCCGCGTGAGCTGCTTGCCCGTATCCGTGCCGTACTGCGTCGTCAGGCGAACGAACTGCCGGGTGCGCCGTCCCAGGAAGAGGCGGTGATCGCCTTCGGTAAGTTCAAGCTGAACCTCGGTACCCGCGAGATGTTTCGTGAAGATGAGCCTATGCCGCTGACCAGCGGTGAGTTCGCGGTGCTGAAAGCCTTAGTCAGCCACCCGCGCGAGCCACTCTCCCGCGATAAGCTGATGAACCTGGCCCGTGGCCGCGAATATTCCGCGATGGAGCGTTCCATCGACGTGCAGATCTCCCGCCTGCGTCGCATGGTGGAAGAGGATCCGGCGCATCCGCGCTATATCCAGACCGTCTGGGGTCTGGGCTACGTGTTTGTCCCGGACGGCTCTAAAGCATGAGGCGAATGCGTTTCTCGCCGCGTAGCTCGTTTGCCCGCACTCTGTTACTGATCGTCACCCTGCTGTTTGTCAGCCTGGTGACGACCTACCTTGTGGTGCTGAACTTTGCGATCCTGCCGAGTCTCCAGCAGTTTAATAAGGTCCTGGCCTACGAAGTACGTATGCTGATGACCGATAAACTGCAGCTGGAAGATGGCACGCAGCTGGTGGTGCCACCGGCGTTTCGCCGGGAAATCTACCGTGAGCTGGGGATATCGCTCTATTCCAACGAAGCGGCGGAAGACGCAGGCCTGCGCTGGGCGCAACACTACGAATTCCTCAGCCAGCAGATGGCGCAGCAGCTGGGCGGCCCAACGGAAGTGCGCGTTGAGGTCAACAAAAGCTCGCCGGTAGTCTGGCTGAAAACCTGGCTCTCACCCAACATCTGGGTGCGCGTCCCGCTGACCGAAATCCATCAGGGCGACTTCTCGCCGCTGTTCCGTTACACCCTGGCGATCATGCTGCTGGCGATAGGCGGCGCGTGGCTGTTTATTCGTATCCAGAACCGACCACTGGTCGACCTGGAGCACGCGGCGCTGCAGGTCGGTAAAGGCATTATCCCGCCTCCGCTGCGCGAGTATGGCGCGTCGGAAGTGCGCTCGGTAACCCGGGCGTTCAATCATATGGCGGCAGGGGTTAAGCAGCTCGCCGATGACCGTACCCTGCTGATGGCCGGGGTCAGCCATGACCTGCGCACCCCGCTGACGCGTATTCGCCTCGCCACCGAGATGATGGGCGAAGAGGATGGCTACCTGGCGGAGTCCATCAACAAGGACATCGAAGAGTGCAACGCCATTATCGAGCAGTTCATCGACTACCTGCGCACCGGGCAGGAGATGCCGATGGAGATCGCGGAACTGAATGCGGTGCTGGGCGAAGTGGTGGCCGCCGAGAGCGGTTACGAGCGTGAGATCGAAACCGACCTGCAGCCGGGTGATATCACCGTGCGCATGCATCCTCTCTCCATCAAGCGTGCGGTGGCGAATATGGTGGTCAATGCCGCTCGCTACGGTAACGGCTGGATCAAGGTCAGCAGCGGGTCTGAACTGAACCGCGCCTGGTTCCAGGTGGAGGACGACGGTCCGGGGATCAAGCCGGAGCAGCGGAAACATCTCTTCCAGCCCTTTGTGCGTGGCGACAGCGCGCGCAGCACCAGCGGCACCGGTTTAGGCCTGGCGATTGTGCAGCGTATCGTGGATAACCATAACGGCCTGCTGGAGATTGGTACCAGCGAGCGGGGCGGGTTGAGTATCCGCGCGTGGCTGCCGGTTCCGTTTACGCGTGGGCAGGTGAAAGAGAGCTAAAAAATAAGCCGGGTGGCGGCTTCGCCTTACCCGGCCTACGTTCAGGTTTTTTATAGGCCGGGTAAGCGCAGCGCCACCCGGCACAGTCTCTACAGCTTAGGCCCCGCACTCACCAATGCCGCACCCGCTGGCGTATCGGTGTACTTCTCGAAGTTTTCCACGAACAGTTTCGCCAGAGTAGTGGCTTTTTCCTGCCACTGCTCCGGTGACGCGTAGGTGTTGCGCGGGTCGAGAATATGGCTGTCCACGCCCGGCAGTTCGGTCGGGATCGCCAGGTCGAACATTGGCAGGGTGAAGGTTTCCGCTTCGTCCAGGGAACCGTTCAGAATGGCGTCGATAATGGCGCGGGTATCTTTGATGGAGATACGTTTGCCGGTGCCGTTCCAGCCGGTGTTCACCAGATACGCCTGAGCACCTGCGGCCTGCATGCGTTTCACCAGCACTTCGGCGTACTGGGTCGGGTGCAGCGACAGGAAGGCTGCGCCGAAGCAGGCGGAGAAGGTTGGGGTCGGCTCAGTCACGCCGCGCTCGGTACCGGCCAGCTTGGCGGTAAAACCGGAGAGGAAGTGATACTGGGTCTGGCTGGCGGTCAGGCGTGAAACCGGCGGCAGCACGCCGAACGCGTCGGCGGTGAGGAAGATCACCTTGGTCGCGTGGCCTGCTTTCGACACCGGCTTAACAATGTTGTCGATGTGGTAGATAGGGTAGCTGACGCGGGTGTTTTCGGTTTTGGACGCATCGTCAAAATCGACCGACCCGTCGGCACGCACCGTCACGTTCTCCAGCAGCGCATCGCGGCGGATCGCCTGGAAGATATCCGGCTCCGCTTCTGCCGACAGACGAATAGTCTTGGCGTAGCAGCCGCCTTCGAAGTTGAATACCCCGTCATCATCCCAGCCGTGTTCGTCATCGCCGATCAGGCGGCGTTTCGGATCGGTGGAGAGGGTGGTTTTACCGGTGCCGGACAGGCCGAAGAACACCGCCACGTCGCCTTTCTCGCCCACGTTCGCCGAGCAGTGCATCGAGGCAATGCCCTGGAGCGGCAGCAGGTAGTTCATCACCGAGAACATCCCTTTCTTCATTTCGCCGCCGTACCAGGTCCCGCCGATCAGCTGGATACGCTCCGTCAGGTTAAAGGCGACGAAGTTTTCTGAGTTCAGACCCTGCTCTTTCCAGTTCGGGTTGGTGCATTTCGCACCGTTCATCACCACGAAGTCAGGTTCGAAGCTCTGCAGCTCTTCATCGGTGGGGCGAATGAACATGTTCTTCACGAAATGCGCCTGCCAGGCGACTTCGGTGATAAAGCGAACGGAAAGGCGGGTGTCGGCGTTGGCGCCGCAGTAAGCATCGATGATGAACAGACGCTTGCCGGAGAGTTGTTGGGTGACGAGGGTTTTCAGCTGCTGCCAGACTTCCGGGGAGATCGCTTTATTGTCGTTCTTCCCTTTGCCGTTATCCGCCCACCACAGGGTGTCGCGGGTGGTGTCGTCACGGACAATGTACTTATCTTTCGGCGAACGGCCGGTAAAAATACCGGTGTCGACAGCGATAGCGCCGGTGGTCGTCAATATACCGCGTTCGTATCCTTCCAGTGCTGGATTGAGCTCTTCCTGATACAGCGTATCGTAATCGGGGTTGTAGACGATATCGTGAGCGTCGTTGATACCATAAGCCTTGAGATCCTGCGGGGTTAAACCATTAACACGCATATCACTGCTCCTTAGCCAATATATACTGCCTGAAATTGTAGGGTTTTTCCTCGAATGTTAACCGCGACCGGGCTCATAGATTTGCGTATCTGGACAAAAACCCTTTATGACGGAAAACGCTGTGACTCCTGTCACTTCGCGGAGCAGATTATGGCAGGAATCACTTTTTGGTTGGCGAAAATGTTCTGAAAAGGTTAATTGCTGGTAAATTTAACTACGAGAATGTGAGTGTAAGCGCATACATGAAAGAAAATTACGAAAGACTTACATTACTGATAACGATTCAGCAGAACTGGCAGGAATAGTGAATAAAAAGAAAGGGTAGCCGAGCAGAGGGAAAGGTCAACTGCCCCCTTCAGAGGGCAGTTAACGGGACAACTTAGTGCAACTGAGGATCGGCCGGGGAGGCGTTATTACGGATCTCAGCAATGTCCATCGCGTTGAAGACGTAATGCGAACCGCAATAGTCGCAGTGCATGTCGATCTCGCCCTCTTCGGCCATGATGCTGTCGATCTCTTCATCCGGCAGGGTTTTCAGCGCGCCCGCACAGCGTTCACGGGAGCAGGTGCATTTGAACTCGACGTCCTGCGGATCGTACAGCGTCACCTCTTCTTCGTGGTACAAACGCCACAGCACTTCGTTCGCTGGCAGAGTCAGCAGCTCTTCGGCTTTGATGGTTTCGGTCAGCGTTGCCAGATGCTCGAAATCATTGGTCTGAGCATCCTGCGCAGGCAGCACCTGGAGCAGCATACCGCCGGCTGCAGGCTGGCCATCCACTTCACCGGTACGGATGAACAGGCGGGTTGGCAGCTGTTCGGAACGCATGAAGTAATCTTCCAGGCAGGCGGCAAGCGTATCGCCTTCCAGACCGACCACGCCCTGATAGCGTTCACCCTCTTCCGGAGAGATGGTGATCACCAGGTAGCCGTTACCGACCAGGGTTTTCAGGTCTGCGCCTTCCGGGATCTCGCCCTGTACGCGCGCCACGCCGCGCATCTGCTGCTGGTTATTGCC includes:
- a CDS encoding Tex family protein; its protein translation is MMKDSLCRIIAGELQARAEQVEAAVRLLDEGNTVPFIARYRKEVTGGLDDTQLRNLETRLGYLRELEDRRQAILKSIGEQGKLTDELAKAINGTLNKTELEDLYLPYKQKRRTRGQIAIEAGLEPLADLLWTTPSHDPETEAAKFIDAEKGVADTKAALDGARYILMERFAEDAALLAKVRDYLWKNAHIVSTVVSGKEEEGAKFRDYFDHHEPISTTPSHRALAMFRGRNEGVLQLSLNADPQFDEPPKESHGEQIITDHLGLRLNNAPADSWRKGVVSWTWRIKVLMHLETELMGTVRERAEDEAINVFARNLHDLLMAAPAGLRATMGLDPGLRTGVKVAVVDGTGKLVATDTIYPHTGQAAKAAVAVAALCEKHNVELVAIGNGTASRETERFFLDLQKQFPKVTAQKVIVSEAGASVYSASELAAQEFPDLDVSLRGAVSIARRLQDPLAELVKIDPKSIGVGQYQHDVSQTQLARKLDAVVEDCVNAVGVDLNTASVALLTRVAGLTRMMAQNIVAWRDENGQFQNRQQLLKVSRLGPKAFEQCAGFLRINHGDNPLDASTVHPEAYPVVERILAATQQALKTLMGNSSELRNLKAVDFTDEKFGVPTVSDIIKELEKPGRDPRPEFKTAQFAEGVETMNDLLPGMVLEGAVTNVTNFGAFVDIGVHQDGLVHISSLADKFVEDPHTVVKAGDIVKVKVLEVDLQRKRIALTMRLDEQPGETNARRGGGNSDARQQQRPAAKPRGREAQPSGNSAMMDALAAAMGKKR
- the greB gene encoding transcription elongation factor GreB yields the protein MKTPLITREGYENLKKEMDTLWREERPEVTKKVTWAASLGDRSENADYQYNKKRLREIDRRVRYLTKCLEHLKIVDYSPQQEGKVFFGAWVEIENDDGDLKRFRIVGYDEIFGRKDYISIDSPMARALLKKEVGDLAVVQTPAGEATWYVNAIDYVK
- the ompR gene encoding osmolarity response regulator transcription factor OmpR, with amino-acid sequence MQENYKILVVDDDMRLRALLERYLTEQGFQVRSVANAEQMDRLLTRESFHLMVLDLMLPGEDGLSICRRLRSQSNPMPIIMVTAKGEEVDRIVGLEIGADDYIPKPFNPRELLARIRAVLRRQANELPGAPSQEEAVIAFGKFKLNLGTREMFREDEPMPLTSGEFAVLKALVSHPREPLSRDKLMNLARGREYSAMERSIDVQISRLRRMVEEDPAHPRYIQTVWGLGYVFVPDGSKA
- the envZ gene encoding two-component system sensor histidine kinase EnvZ translates to MRRMRFSPRSSFARTLLLIVTLLFVSLVTTYLVVLNFAILPSLQQFNKVLAYEVRMLMTDKLQLEDGTQLVVPPAFRREIYRELGISLYSNEAAEDAGLRWAQHYEFLSQQMAQQLGGPTEVRVEVNKSSPVVWLKTWLSPNIWVRVPLTEIHQGDFSPLFRYTLAIMLLAIGGAWLFIRIQNRPLVDLEHAALQVGKGIIPPPLREYGASEVRSVTRAFNHMAAGVKQLADDRTLLMAGVSHDLRTPLTRIRLATEMMGEEDGYLAESINKDIEECNAIIEQFIDYLRTGQEMPMEIAELNAVLGEVVAAESGYEREIETDLQPGDITVRMHPLSIKRAVANMVVNAARYGNGWIKVSSGSELNRAWFQVEDDGPGIKPEQRKHLFQPFVRGDSARSTSGTGLGLAIVQRIVDNHNGLLEIGTSERGGLSIRAWLPVPFTRGQVKES
- the pckA gene encoding phosphoenolpyruvate carboxykinase (ATP) — encoded protein: MRVNGLTPQDLKAYGINDAHDIVYNPDYDTLYQEELNPALEGYERGILTTTGAIAVDTGIFTGRSPKDKYIVRDDTTRDTLWWADNGKGKNDNKAISPEVWQQLKTLVTQQLSGKRLFIIDAYCGANADTRLSVRFITEVAWQAHFVKNMFIRPTDEELQSFEPDFVVMNGAKCTNPNWKEQGLNSENFVAFNLTERIQLIGGTWYGGEMKKGMFSVMNYLLPLQGIASMHCSANVGEKGDVAVFFGLSGTGKTTLSTDPKRRLIGDDEHGWDDDGVFNFEGGCYAKTIRLSAEAEPDIFQAIRRDALLENVTVRADGSVDFDDASKTENTRVSYPIYHIDNIVKPVSKAGHATKVIFLTADAFGVLPPVSRLTASQTQYHFLSGFTAKLAGTERGVTEPTPTFSACFGAAFLSLHPTQYAEVLVKRMQAAGAQAYLVNTGWNGTGKRISIKDTRAIIDAILNGSLDEAETFTLPMFDLAIPTELPGVDSHILDPRNTYASPEQWQEKATTLAKLFVENFEKYTDTPAGAALVSAGPKL
- the hslO gene encoding Hsp33 family molecular chaperone HslO, translating into MAQHDQLHRYLFEQFAVRGELVTVSETWKQILENHNYPQPVKTVLGELLVATSLLTATLKFAGDITVQLQGDGPMSLAVINGNNQQQMRGVARVQGEIPEGADLKTLVGNGYLVITISPEEGERYQGVVGLEGDTLAACLEDYFMRSEQLPTRLFIRTGEVDGQPAAGGMLLQVLPAQDAQTNDFEHLATLTETIKAEELLTLPANEVLWRLYHEEEVTLYDPQDVEFKCTCSRERCAGALKTLPDEEIDSIMAEEGEIDMHCDYCGSHYVFNAMDIAEIRNNASPADPQLH